The Arachidicoccus terrestris genome includes the window TTGAATTCTAGGTTCAATTCTATTTTTTACTACTTCAGAATACATAGTAGTATCGGGCAGATTACTAAAATATACCAAATTTCGCCTGGTAGTTGAGCACGATTGAAGAAGTGATATAAAAATTAAAGAAAATGTTAAGCATCTTAACATATTTATCCTAACCATAATTGAAATTTGGGGCAAAAATAGCTTGTTTTTAGTTCAAAAACAACAAGAGAAATAAAAATAAAAATTTGAATATATGTCATTTTTTGTTTTAAAACATTTTACACCAAAAAGAACCAAAACTATGCCAATAAGCAAAAAAGATGTTTGATCAAATCGTAAAGTCAGAAGCGTCTTTCTAAACTTATCATATATGCAACCTTATGCTACTCACCAGATTTCTTACAAATACTGACAGTATCCCGAAAAGTGTGTAAGTCGAAAATCGAGGATTGAAAATGTAAGTAGCTAAACTTTCAATCTGTCCCCAAAAATAATCAAGAATTGATTAAGCACAATGCCCCCAATTTCTAATAGGCATTGTCCATTTTTTTGATACCTCACGTAATGCCAGATATACGGACTTCATCACTGCATCATCGGTAGGGAAAGAAAGTTTATTTTTCGTGTATTTACGGATCTTTCCATTGAGATTTTCAATTAAGTTGGTGGTATAAATAATTTGCCTGATCTCAATAAGGAAATCAAAGAAAACGGTTAACTCATCCCAATTTTCCCGCCAGCTGCGGATAGCATAGGCATATTTACTGCCCATTTCTGCTCAAATTGCTGCAGTTCCAGGTAAAGAAAGCTGCATCTTTGGTTGGGGCCGCGTAAATGGCCTTCATATCCTGTGAAAACTCCTTTTTGTCTTTCCAGACCACAT containing:
- a CDS encoding transposase is translated as MGSKYAYAIRSWRENWDELTVFFDFLIEIRQIIYTTNLIENLNGKIRKYTKNKLSFPTDDAVMKSVYLALREVSKKWTMPIRNWGHCA